In Phaseolus vulgaris cultivar G19833 chromosome 7, P. vulgaris v2.0, whole genome shotgun sequence, the genomic stretch AACATCAAACTTCCTTAAGTATTAATTGAATTGAACATTTATTGACATTGGAAGTTTAGAGACAAAAAGAAGCTTGATTGAAATGAGTATCATTTCCATAGCAACGAGATAATTTCTTAGTTAAGTATTGTTAGCATGTTGGAAAGGAACCAGTCATGATAGCTTAATATCACATATACACACATGCAATGGTGTTATCAAGAGAAGTGAAGGGATCAAATATTGACCCTTGGACATTATATGAActgttaaaattataaatttagaacTTAAAGGTCAAATGATCACATGAAAAAGTTGCATGACTTTAACTTCTGATCTTAACTATACATGCTCTATTctcttttccaaaaacaatttGGGCACAGATGACCAAGGAGAGATATAAATGTTGACCTGATAGCTGCAATAAAAAATAGAGCCACCGAGAACATTTGGCTCCAATAAATGAACACCAGACAAGTATGGCAATTTTACATCTTCAAAGTGGAACATCAAACTGTCATAAGCATCACCAAAACTGAACATTTACTTCATTTGTTTCAGAATCTTCATAACTTGTTTTTCAGTATTGACATTTGACAATAGGTTTTAGGTTGCTTCTGCTTTAGATGAATCCTACCATTTTCTTTATTGCGCTTTTAATATCTTGAACACCTTCACTATCGATTTTTTGCAATAAGAGTCTTCCTCACAATTACTTTCTTTCTCTGCACTAGACACATTGATTTCAAAGAGAATTTACTGAAGATCATTGGATTTTTTTCACAAAAGCTATCATTCCATAAATGGGTTTCATGTCTTGAAATTAGTAATATCATTGAAATCAATACTTCAACGAATATTTTGAATCTGTTCATCAACCTTTGTTTTTTCAACCTCCCCTTTTCTTCCAGACTCCAAAAATTTCGAGGTGGTATATTATAATTCTTCATAGCTTTCACTAGAGATGGCGAAAACAAGATGGACCCAACAAGTCAACTCATTTAATGCACCTTTTCTAACTAGGATTTGGAGGAAGGTGAAAACTCGTAACTTGGAACACAAGATCCTATGATTTGACCTAAAATGCAAAATTAcacttatatataatacataggaataaaaaacaacataaattgaGAAAATAACCTCTAAATTacaatatttaaaacaaaattaaattgaaaaattgTAATCATAATGTCATAATATCCAAATAGTATAATCATAATGTCATAATGTTCAAACAGTATAATCAAAATGTCAAGTTAACTTGTGTGGGGGACTCATCAGTGGAGATCTTCTCAGTGTTTCTCCTCCCCATTTGGTTTTCCAACAGAAAGGCAATACAAGTTCATCTGATAGCTTAAGATGCAACTATATAGTAGTTGCATGAATAAGATGGAGCTATCGGTTCAAAAATTGAGTGCAAACGAAAATGGGAAAGGTAAAAAGCATTGAATATTTCTATTCTTTACTTCTACTAGTTTTAATACTACTACTTCaacataaaattttcaattattgTGATACACACAAGAAGAAATGTCGTCATCATCTTTAGCAAATTCTCTAACAAAGAATCTGCAACTAGAAAAGAATATCAAAGAgaattaataacaaaaaaagaTTGTTATTAAAGAGAAAGGCTTCTATTGCATGTGCCAACAACGGAGGAGGTTGAACATTGCAGAAGCCATCCACAATAGAAGCAAAGCAACTCAAAACATGTCATCAACATGGAAGTTGTTTGAAAAAACTGAAATTCTAAAAGAGAAAGGCTTAGATGAAGATATTCTTTCGATGATCTAGGTTTTCATGTGGCTAATCAATTTCTCATCATGAGATCATTTATTGTCTTTAATGAACACAATCTTTTTAAGAAAATGGATGAGTTTGGATATTGCCTGCATCAATGCCAAAAGCACATCTAAGATGTAGTCATGTGATTGCTTACGAGCAATTGGCATTGGCTTGTACAAATACAAACCACTAATGTTTGGAAGAAGGGAGCAGGTTTGGGaatttctttctaagaaacaGATTCTGATTCCATAAGATGAAGCTCCACaagaaatcaaaattttcaaattaaagcCTTTCCAAAATGCCAGCGGAACTAGCACTCTTCAGTGCCTTTGACGACAGTTTGGAAAATTGCCTCAACATCTTCTTTCATGTGCAAACCagctaatttaaataatttttgacAGAAGATTATGCTCCAAAGTAATTATTCTTTTACATAACATTCAGAGAcagtaataaaaattatattaaataaaaaacttagGCAATAAACAGAAATATGTGTCATGAAACGCATATCACTGAACCATCTTCTATTTCTATCACTTCATCGACATTCCAACAGTGAGAGTATGTAGATAGGTCTTAATGCATACTATTTGTAAATTAAATCTTAGGTAAATAGTTGGTTTAGTACAACAAGTATTAACATATTTCATTTTaagtacaataaaaaaattaacaatcctagtacaaaaactttaattatgtTAGTTTTGTTTTAATGGTTAAGGTAATTGAGTATGTGTTTGGTCTTTAGTAATTGTCATCTGTGTttattaaaaggaaaaataacattaatatgcAAATAACATTCCATTAATATACAAAGTCAAAATTGTGAATTTAGAATACATGTGAGTAGAGTTGGGATAATTGCAAGGTTAATACACATGACAATTTTTAAATACCAGACACATGTTCAGTTACTTCAACCATTAACTAAGTTCAAATAAAACTAACAGCATTAAAGTTTTTGtacttaaaacaaaataagtcaatatatttttgtattgaaCCAACTATTTATCCTTAAATCTTAAACTGCAAGTAGTACTAGCATCATAGACAATAAATTGTACATGTCTGGTTCAATTATATAGTAGTACAACTTATATTCATGTATATCTGCATGCCAATTCAAAGTGAAACTTACATGTCTTGTTCGTGTTCATTGGCTAGAGCAGCCTTGGCAATACACAGGAATGCAGCATCAACATTGAAATCCTCTTTTGCGGATGTTTCAAAGTAGGGAATATTCCCTTTTGAAGCACACCAATCCTTCGCTTTCTTCTCAGAAACCTGCACGCAAGATAAATAAACATTTTACATTCAGAGATAAAGTGAGAAAATTTCATAGGGTAATAATATTTTCCTACCACTCGACTATTCCCGCCATCAATATCAATCTTGTTTCCAAGCAAAATAAATGGAAATGTCCTTGGATCGGGAGGGTTTGCCTGCATcacaaaatacaaagagaacATAACTCTGAACAGAAAGCTTATCCAGCAAATTCCAACATTGGTAGGTCATACATCAGAGTTAGACAATTTGTGAGTGTTGTGAAGACACACTAGCTAACAGGTGCATTTGTCTCTGTTGTGAGCACACAGCCAAACACTAGCTAATAGTCAAAGCAGCAAGAGATAAAGCACTTTAAAAAGAACAAGAATTACCTGTTTGAGAAACTCCTCATGCCAGTTATCAAGGGTATCAAACGACTTCATCACATTAACATCATACGCAAGAACACAGCAATCCGCGCCTCTATAAAAAGCAACCCCGAGGCTTTGGAATCTCTCTTGCCCAGCAGTATCCCATATCTATCAATCAGACACACAAAATAAACACATTAGAACACAACACAAATTTCACAACAACCCTAGAACAGAAAAATTCAAAAGAACACTGAAATACCGTTGGAATAGGAAACGAAACCCACTTGTAGAGTGACAAGTCTGTCGTCAATCTGAAGCTCTTTAGTGACAAAATCAGCTCCAATGGTAGCCTTGTATTGCTGACTAAACTTCTTGTGCACGTATCTACACAGTTAGTTAAGGTCCACACAGAGCTAAattccaaaaaaatataaaaggacGAATAGATTATCAATAACTATaaaaatatcatcaaaataacCGAAAACACAAATCTGATAAACTTTACAGATGCACTCGCTATGATTACAACTACAATTATAATATATCATTGTAAACCAAAGTGAATCCGAAAAGCGGTGAAAAAACAGCGACGCGCGGCGCGTGAGGATACTGATTCATCAACGAGGTCTTTCCCACCCTGGCAATGGCAAAACACGAATCAGATAATGCGTTTTCAGAAGCGGTGTTACCGGAAAAACATAAAGAACGTACCCGCTATCGCCAAGAACAATGACCTTGAGCAAGGTTCGTCTGCGCAACGACATAGCTGCTTACGGTGGGGGCGCAACGCACTCGGTGTTCCTTCCTTCGTTTCTTTATTGAGGGATTTGATTCCGAGGTCAACTACAAGCACAAAAGGGGAAAAGGAACGCCATTTTCGATCGCTTTCTGCACTGTTCTTGTACTAAACAGATTTCGCCaaaaacaaaaaaggaaaaacaaaaaagggaaaataattttcctttttaataaataaatttcatagactaaaaaaaaaagaaaaaaaagaaagattcTTACAGTGGATACCTGAAATTTAAGTATGTGAAGTTCAATTtggaaatttttttctttatggaAAGTAAATAGGTGTTGTGTCttagattaaattaaataaattaaagagatAAATAAGTTAAGACataattaaagtataattaGTTATAAGAAAGGTGTTGCGAGATAAAGTTACGAAGCGTGCATGAATGATGCCACATCGTGGTGATCTATCAGATCCAATAATATCGCTCTGAGTTGTTTgggagagagaagaaaaggtATCAAAATACGATACACCACCTAGAAGATTCCATCATAATTATTTACGTCACAATTGAAACGGACTAttcaataaaaaagaaaaccaaTTCAGCACTCcatttattaaaattacataatCGACTTCCATTGAATTGATATATCAGTACAAGAGAATATCAAAAGCCAGTGGGTCaatagatttttaatttttaaatattaattttctttaaaataaaaagtattttttattttattttcaaaaaagaaaaacttgtATGAAAAAGTTCATCATTTAAGTAATAATTGTTTGCTCAAGCAATTggatgagttttttttttatttctatatatagATCAAAACAACTTATTATAATTTGAGTTAAAAGAGAAATTTAAAAGTAAGtgattttatttaagtttatccATTAAGCATTGATAAGATATTTAAACGGTAGTAAAATACTTAATTGATATGAACTCTCACTTAAATGATAATGTGTCATATATATAAGATGGTAtggtaattaattaaataacttaTGTTGTAGAGAGATAACTTAAATTACatggattatatatatatatatattcctagTATAAAAATGGTATGTGATGTATTGTCTTTTGTTTATAATAGttaattattgttaattaaaattaaaaattattaagaaatttaagtttaaagtaATCTTGTTTCTATCAAAAATAGAATCAGAGGGTACTTTGGTGAGGAGTGTGTTCTTCGTGGAACGAGTTTTCAATTAGTCTCCAATGAGAGAGGGAGATCCACTTGCAAAAGACTCTTTGATGCTTAAGTCAGTAGGAACACAAAGATGATGATAAATTTTTAACAAAGAGCTAAGagtataaaataaagtttaatatgTCCTTTTACTGAGAGAGTCATCACCTATTTATAGGTCTTGTTGGACTCACACCATTAAGAAAAACATTGAATGGTTATCATGAGATATAAATGGATCTTATAACCGtaactataacaactaataaCATGCAATTGATTTATGGTGTTTTGTGtgtcttaaatataatattaaacaaCGGACAGTTATTGTTTGATTTATGTGTCTTAAATATTATACTAAATGAGTTGTTATTGGTTTGAATGTACCGGTCGTAATTGGGGGTATGTACATAAGTCCCCCCTGTTCGAATCCGATAAGATGTACTTGTGGACCAATTTGAAAGATGAACGAGTTTAGCTTGAACCCGTTTGGATTTGGTTTTTAGTTATGCTAGTCGTTGAACATGTTTCGTTCTTGATTGAACTTGCATTATTTTGCTTTGCTATTAGTTAAGTGTGTTGTCGTGCTCTTGGTTGAGTGTTTCTAGTTCTTGATTGAACTTGtagtgtttttgttttgttttgctaTTGGTTGAGCAAGTTGTTGTGCTCTTGATTGAGCGttttcagttcttgattgaatTAGTATTATTTTTGTTGTGCTCTTGGTTAAGCGAGTTGTTGTGCTCTTGGTTGAGCAAGCTATTGTGCTCTTGGTCGAGCATTTTTAGTTATTGATTgaacttatattatttttgttgtggTCTTGGTTgagtgtttttttgtttttgattgaacttgtattatttttgttgtGTTATTAGTTGAGCATTTTTAGTTATTGATTGAACTTGACGAGATTGTACCGAGAAAAAGGGACTTTATTCCTTGCCTCATTAAAACATTGCTTGGTAAAACCCTCATTAGAGAAAAACACTCAAGCAAAGGAAAAAAAGTACAAGTTCTCGATTTTCAACTATGACCTGGTCTAATGTATTAAACGGTTTAAGGCCCCTGATGGGACCAACTCCTCCAAAAGTTCCCTTACCTTAAAGTACTCCTCCGTGCTATGACCTTGATTTTGGTGATAGTTATAGTGCCTAATCGGGTCCCCTGAAGGATTATTGGGGCTTTGTGTTGGCATACATACGAGTTTTAAGTTGCAGGGCTCTCGGAGTACGATCTCCCTTGAGGCATTCAGAGGGTGTAGTTTTTGAAACTTCCCCAACCTCTTTCTTTTAATATATGAGAAGGTCGTTGAGATTGGTGCCTTCATTGCCCTTCTCCGGGTGTCTGCGTTCTTCTCAATGATCATATATCTTACCGCCCTAGCCCATTGTTAATCCATGTCCttagtgttgaaccaagtggtgttcaagctttgaagaatccaaaccctttgaaggatgttgaagccttgatTGTgtttggtgttgctgtgctggtttagtatagttatggggtagtttgagttttgtaatccaccccttgatcgaatctaaagcataaagcatctcaatctttgtgaaaataaaatgttttcaaactaagttaaaacaaccgattgttttgtcgaaacaaccgattgtttatacttaggtgttttgagaaaaagattgaaaactgtttttcaaatggttgaaccgttaagaaccaaaacaaccgattgattcgaggaaacaaccgattgtttgttttgggaccataacaaaaaaattgttttatctttgactgagctttaaatgatttaactgtttacgctccagtcattaaatgttttgaccaatcttttaatgcaatttaagagtttgttaagatttgataacaaactacatctttgaataaattcagaaaaacaaatttgagaaaaaatctttgacaagtttttgctaagagtttttgagtttttcaaagagctgagattgttGAAAGtatgtgattgatcaaagtttgtggaataggattctgcttgtattgatttcagattatcttctgtaacaagtgtaatccttgtactttgtgaaacaagtttcgtttttgtgtttgctaagattggttgtgtgttcttgaggggatcaagatcaacaatcttggtgttggtgtgttagccaatgagagtgtgtttcttgaagtgttaaaggtcattctcttggttgttgtgtaagtgatcaaggtgtgattgcttagtggatttcctcagggtttctgagaagactggatgtagctctggtgttggagtgaaccaatataaacatctgtgtgcaatctctctatccctaactctttaaattcagttttatttgttgtttgctggtataaacaaccgattgtttctgtgaaacaaccgattgtttttctgtgaaacaaccgattgtttttctggttgtgctgattttgtttgctgtttttggtaaactgaatttcttatcaatagtttcctgagataaattcattcttgttttaaaagtttacgaaaatcctctttaaacatttcacccccccctctagtttaaagtcatccattctaacacTTGGGGGGTTCGCGTATAGGGTGTCCAAGAATTTCCCTCAACGTAGCCCCCACCAGTAAGGCGTGCATGGAAACCGCTGAGTGTAGGTTGGGTATGTTTAAAGTAGCTCGGGAAAATCGGGCCATGAATTGTCTCAAGCCTTATGTTTCCCTTTGCACGACATTGTGAAAGGATGTCGAGGTGGCAGTCACGGACTTGTAATCTACAAACCTGGTGAAGAACCTGCCACAGAACGTGTCAAAACGAGTCTACTGAGTTTCTATGCATAGAATAGTACCATTCTGAGGCCATCCTAGCCAAAGTGGTGGGAAACAACTTGCAGTACACGTCCTTGTCCTTCGAGAATAACTGAGCTTGGGTCATATAAGCCTTAACATGTGCCTCGGGATCTGAGGTCCCCAAGTACTTCTCCAAATTGGGCCAACTCCATCTCTGGGGCAATTGAGCCCTCATAACCTCATTCGTGGGGATGAAAACCCCTTAAGGTTCCTCATTGTGCAGTTGGTCAACGGGTCAGGAAGTGCCTTAAAGGACTTATGCTTGTGCCCACGACTCCCTTGACCTGTCCTACATTGTGTGGAGCTCGGTGGGGTTCCCTTCCAAGATAATTTTCTGGTAGGGGTGCGAGATATCGACCTTTCATGCTGATTCGAGTTTTCTCAGGGACCCTCTAGGATTCGATGGTATGCTCCTAGTGTTGCTGGTCACACTAAGTGGTGTTGTTATTGTCCCTACGAGCTATATGATCATGTGTTGCTCTCTTAGGGATGCCAAATTTCGTTCCATTTTTTCTCGCATTTGGCCCAAGGCGTCTCTCACAGTTCTAGATAGGTCTTCCTCGTTCTTTATGGGGGTCCCCTATTGGTTGATTTGTGTTTTTCTGTTGGATACTCATAATGATAGTGTATGTTCAAATTTCTATAGTGGTTATAGGAAAAGTTTTACTAGGCCCTACAGTAGGCACCAAATGTTCCTACAAAAAATGGACTCGAAGGGTACCTCGGTGAGAACTGCGTGTTCCTCGAGGAACGAGTTTTCAGTTGGTCTCCAATGAGATAGGGAGGTCCAACTGCAAAAGACTCTCTGATGCTTAAGTCAGTAGGAGCAAAAATGATGATAAATTCTTAACAAATAGCTAAGCTAAGATTAAGAGTATAAAATAGAGTTTAGTGTTCCTCTTACTGAGAGAGTCATCACCTTTTTATAGGTATTGTTGGACTCAGACCattaagaaaaacattaaatggttatcatgaaatataaatggATATTATAATAGTGATTATAACCGCTACTAACCCACAACTCATTTATGGTCTGATTTATGAGTCTTAAATATAGTATTAAACGAACAATTATTGTCTGATTTATGTaccttaaatattatattaaatgagCGGTTATTGGTTTGAATAGAGGACCGAAAGGTCGAGAGGCTGTTAACATATTAAAGGACAGTAAAAtcataaaaagataaataaataataaaacaatcTTACATTCTATCAATGTTCAACGAATAAgccaaaaatattaaaaatacatttagtAACTGTAAggtgtaaaaaataaaagtccAATAAAGTTAATAAAGGCCAATAATTAGCACTGTAAATAGATTATATGATTAATCAAGAGTAAGCCCAACTCCACCTAACCAAGAGAAAACCCAAGTCTACATAGTTAAGAGATAACACAAGTTCACCTAACCGAAAGATAGTTTCAATCAATCAACCTAATGACCAAAAACTCAAGTTAACATCAAGATACTCAAAAAgtgtgagaagaagaagaatgaaagttatttacataaaaaaaaatgaattatttagATAACTTTTTATGTTAgtattattttgatataaaataaaaatgagttaTTATTAGTATTTCGAGTTGAATGAGACCATTATTGTTTGAATGTAAGTTTTTAATAGAACTATGGTAATTAAAATCTTCATGTGTTACATGTCTATAGATGAAATTGGCGATTTTAACTCATGGAAATTGGTGCCAGAATACTTTAACCCATTAGcatgaacaaaaaaaaaatctttgccCATTTTAgagtattttaatattaaaattttatgcaTGTATTATTTAAGTAACTTTGAGACTAACAAGACTTTAAGCTTCtctcataaaaattaaattatctaCAATTAATGGGTTCTGCAGTTTAATTGATAACTTATTATTAATGTAATAATCCCTGACTTTTTgggaa encodes the following:
- the LOC137828817 gene encoding ras-related protein Rab7, yielding MSLRRRTLLKVIVLGDSGVGKTSLMNQYVHKKFSQQYKATIGADFVTKELQIDDRLVTLQIWDTAGQERFQSLGVAFYRGADCCVLAYDVNVMKSFDTLDNWHEEFLKQANPPDPRTFPFILLGNKIDIDGGNSRVVSEKKAKDWCASKGNIPYFETSAKEDFNVDAAFLCIAKAALANEHEQDIYFQGIPEAAVPENEQRSGCAC